Part of the Vagococcus jeotgali genome, CCATAGACTTACGTCCAGCTCCTGAAACGTAAGCTTGAACAGTCACTGAATCGTTTTCATAAATAGGATGTAAAAAATCTAGAGTATCTGTTGAGGCAGTCATACACGGCCTTCTACAATGACGAGAAACAGCAATAGAGGCAGTATCGTCAATGAGAGACATCAATTTCCCACCGTATAAAGCTCCAAATGAATTTAAATCATTTGGGAAAATACGATGAGTCTGAACAGTGTGTGACTCAGAACATTTTTTTTCACTTGGTAATGGTACAAACATGATTAAAACTCCTTTTTTGTATGTTATGATATAACTAAAGTTTAACTGATTATAACATACAAAAATAACTTCGCTAGGAAATGGGGTAGAAAGATGAAAAAAATTATTTTGTTTGGTGATAGTATTACAGCTGGCTATAAACATGGTGAGATTAATGTGATTTTAAATGATAAAATCAGACATTTATTACCATATGAGGCAGAGATTATTAATGCAGGAATACCAGGGGACACAACAAGTGGTG contains:
- a CDS encoding acyl-CoA thioesterase, producing the protein MFVPLPSEKKCSESHTVQTHRIFPNDLNSFGALYGGKLMSLIDDTASIAVSRHCRRPCMTASTDTLDFLHPIYENDSVTVQAYVSGAGRKSMEVFIKVIGEVLKTGERYLAATSFMTFVVVDSEDNFVGVPAVIPESVEEKLIHEGYQKRRDNRLKELASNKKLGEHISLTLPYMDN